The Salmo trutta chromosome 22, fSalTru1.1, whole genome shotgun sequence genome contains the following window.
TCTATAGGTTGGTAAACAAACTAAAAGGGTATGTACTGCCActtggagtgtgttgtttgaaccggtataaagccaaggttggcgatttactgccacctgcagttatggaatgtttgctcacaagTATAATGCATTTGccgatccctcctgatgacctgcgTGGAATTATGTGACCCTTCCTTAACGCATAGGAAATCGCACCCAGCTGACTACTTCAAAAttgtgaaagtcctcaatggggctgcccatgctaaaatggGATTTTGGACATTAGAGTCCTTCATCTCTAAGAGATGACCCAGTGACTGTAGTTGGCCCCACTAAGATATTTGGATGATTCCCTATAGTTCATTGTCAGCTATAGATGGGTTACGAAAACGATTCACatgcttcaatggggcagaagtctgtgtgttgttgtgattctggatggccagatagctagcaacaatgtcAGAAGCTGCCATGGGtggaatcgtaggtggctcgttcttgataccatgtcttgttttgagatgCTTTGACTGATGTCaagtctatgctaatatggcaaacaTTTGCccgctagctaaccaacaactgtaacaatgtatttgagagacaacaagtgctcattgtgcacatttatttaaaaatgttcaataaacattAGAGACGAAATATGGTTTatatgttgtcaacaatctaagccaacgcCCTCTGTTCTGTCCCATAGTTGCGCACATGCCGgctttgttgctaaacaaccaacccgtctataggCAGAGAGGAAAAGGGTATTTCGATATTATAGAAGTTCATTATGGGTTATTATTTAGTAGAAGTTTGTTAAtacatgataaaaaaaaatatttatgaaaatatgatgGTTCACAATGATGAAAATGCAGTATTAGGCTTCATGACACATATTTCTTATTTGTTGAGAGAAATTACATGTAGTTTTACTGTACTGAAGATCTCTGAACACACAGTATGATTGATTTACCTTAAAAAATACTTTAATGGATTTTACAGCCTCACCTGATCTTCAACCTTGGTTGACCTGTCATGATatattgcttgtttgtttttttgctcttTATGCGCTTTGAGATTCTATGAAAAGCGCTATAGAAATGTAATaaattcatattattattattcttattaACCTATCCCGCCTCCCTACCCCAAGGAACCATGCATATCCTTTGATAAGATACAGGCGCACCCAACAGTGACCTCTTGGCCTTACTTCTTTCTACTGGCAGATCGTGCCCCTTTtatctcccgagtggcacagagcCTCCAGCATGTGGACAGGGCCCGCACATCCTCATCCAGCCCTGCAGCATGGGCCGACCCCAGAGGAGAGGAGCCTCCTTCAAAACCTCTATGAGCCTTACCATAGACTCCCCGTGGTTGTCCCATTCACAGGAAACAAGGTAGATGCAGGTTGAGGACCAGGTTGTGGCCCACCTTCCTTCTGCAGTCCAGGGACATCTTGCATTAATGCCTCCAGAGTCTTCTTGGCAATTCTcagaaattattatgtttttaaTTCAACGCCATTGTGGTTCAAGACTAAATTCTAAATCAAGCACTACATTTCTATCAAGAATAAATGTGAATCATGTGAATAATCTAGTCCATAATCTGGTTTTGAACATAAATTAAATTGACCTCTGATGTTTACAAAAAGGATCAATATTCATCGGTCTACAAACAATCTCATTAAAACCCTGTAGGGTACAGTTATTGGTCCCTTACAAGTTTCTTGTTTTCTTTCTTCTTCTAAGCCTTTATTTCCAACTCTCTTTTGCCTTCTTTAGTTTCACTTCTTTCTACCACTGCTCTGCCCATCTTCCACTCCTTCCtgtttctccctccttcccttcaccttcactctttctctctccttctctctgtaatACTCCTCTCTCAGTTCCTCTCTGTCCCTGCGAGTCCACCCATGTGAGGTGATATGGTACACATCCACACAGTTCCCAGAGTATGCATCCCTGTGTGTGGCCCTGTACACAGCCTCTCTGGCCAGTGAGATGGCCTCCTCCACCGTCAGCCCCCACTGTACCCCTCCGTCCAGCACAGAGTAGGCATAGGGCGAGCCAGATCCCACAGAGAACAGCGCTCCCTGCAGGCGAGTCCCGTCACTGCAGACATAGTACAAGCTGGGGCCAGAGAGCACTAACTGTTTACCTCCAGCAGAACAGTGCTGCCGACTCATGGCTGGTGAGAGGCACGGATTCCTTCCCCGTGCCTCTGCTTGAGAGATTGAGTCACTTTCTGATGTCTTTTCCAGATCATCTGTTTCACTCCCCATCTTTGATCTGTTCTCTTGCTGATCCGCCCCTTTGCTGCCATGCTCAAGAGGACATGTCTCCACCTCACCTCCATCCCAACCACACAGAGTGGCTGCCACACACAGCTCAGTGCCCTTAAACGGGTGCAGCATGTGGGCTAGTAGCTTGGCAGCGCCAGCTGTGGACAGCCTTCTGCCATGGCGGAGCTGGTAAAGCCGGAGCTCCCGAGCCAGGATCCTCTTCCATAGGGCACAGTCGGCGGATGTGCCCGAGGTGGTGCCCACCAAGTGGGAGTGGACAGGCAGGATCTTCTGGGAGGCTGGGCAGGCCACCAGCCCATTGCAGCTGGACCGTGTGTCTGCTGCAGCTATCACTCCCCCCTGGAACATGAAGGCCAGGGTGGTGGTGCCATGAGACATGGGGAaaggcagagggacagagggggaggaggagggaggaaagccaggaggaaaagagaggaaaggTAGGTTTGAATCCTGGTGAAGGGGGGTGATATGGTTTGGTGCAGTGTTGGGGTTGATTTGGCCAAACTGTATCGGGCTTTCACTGAGGTATTCCGCAGCTGGTATATAAAGATGCAGTGGGCTCTCACTGTTGCTCCACGACAATCCCCTGCTTGATATATCTCTGGTTCTCTTCCCAAAAAGCATGCAGGTGTCTTCCTGGGCCATGCGATGTGAAGCTTGAAAATTCCATCTAGAGTTGAGAAAAGAGTCCTTGAAACCGCACAGATCCTGTAATGCCATTGAAAAATGTGTCCCTCAATATGTAAAGTAACCTATTTATCCATATTTAATTCCCCTCCACTGTTAATCATTGATTCTTATGTTTTTTCTTTGAGAGTCCAGGTCGGggtctgtttgtctctgtgacTGGGGATGCACTGACCTAAATGTAATAAATCACATCCTTTTTATATAGTAAATGATCCCTCAGTTGTATTGTCCAAACAAGTAGCATGACATCAATAGCATTACATTACCTCATTACTGGGACGCATAAAAAGTGTGGAGTAAGCCACGCCAGTCATCAAAAACTGTGCTTTTGAACACGATACCTGTCTCGTAAATCATATTGATGTGCTGATTGTACTGGCGTTGATTTAGATTGATGAAATTAGATTATGTGTCTGTAGTTCAGTCTATCCCCCTATTGGTGAGCCAAAAACTTGCACACCTGTGTTCAAAAAAAGTAGGCTACACTGGTCAGGAATCGTGAATTTGCCCAAGGTGTGGAAATTCTGTATACAAGGATAAGGCGAACAAATTCTATAAAGGTTTATTAGACAAACAATAGACAGACATATCCATATGGGGAGACAAACACGTTCATCCTCCAAGTTTTCCGGGCCCCTGGTCAAAACATTAAATCAGAGCTGAGACCACTCTGGTCAAAGTAGGCTATACATTTGAACATCTTAATTGCTTGAGAATAACCCTGACTGGATTACAGCTAAGGGCCCGGATACCAAGCAGGTTCTGCTTTATGGTGACCTCTGACCCTAGAGAGGTTACACAGAGGCTAAATTCCAATTGGGAATAAGcataaacattttttattcttaACGTTACACGCTTTTTTTTTGGAGGAAAGTGACTCTCTTTACCTCCTTTCTATCAGGACATTTCAAACAGTGGGAGAATGAAAGCAGCTTCCATGAACCCAAAAATCCTTCCAGAAAATGAAGAATGATATAAGGAAGGTAAATAGACTTCATGGAACTAACCTACTCTATTGAATAATTGCACTAGATAGGAAAAAAAGCCAGTGACCCTGAAGCGATGTTGTGCAGAGGGGCAAAAATCAACATCACATCAATTATACTTTATTAAACATCTCATGCATCATGGTACTCATGGTCTATCAGTTGAAGTCAAGTGAAATGAGTGTTGACTGTATGGTTCATAGTAATATGTTATTAGTAGCTTTCAGCAAACACTTTAATAATGCAATATCTTAGTAATTTGAAAAGATCAAGTGTTGACAGCATTCCATTGTTTCATTTTATTACGCTCCTAATCGAACAGAGCACATCTCTGGTGTTTGGGTGAAAGATAAGATGTGCCCCTGGCGTTGTGAACTCAAACAGGCTTTAAGAGACACAGTGGAAAATGTTTAACATACATAGGGTATATAAATAATTGAATAGTATGCATTTTTGTCACAGTTTCTGATTTATTTTGAGTGTGTTTCCTTGGGTTACTGCTGGAGGGCACCTTTACCTTGTTTCTAGTTTCCAGTTTACACTAATTGTTTCTTATTGGTTTCGCCTGTGTTTGATTGCCCTCTGTTCACCTGGTTGCTTGGCTATTTCGGTTCCTCTGTTGGCCTGGATCCTAGCTTAGGTCTTATGTTTTGTTTAGTGCATTCTTGTGCTATTGCCTTGTTTCTGTCAAGACTTAAGTAAAGATCTGGATTTACCCTTACCTCTgcttgctgtgtttctctgctACTGGGATCGAGTTCGTACAAGCATCACTGTAACAGTTTTTGTCAATCTGACATGATTTCAAATTTTTATTTCTCAATTCGATAGAGTTTGAATAACTCCAGTGATTTAAGTAAGACGGTAAtttcatataaaaaaaatgtttccatTGCGTGGAACACTTTCCAAAATGTCTTAATGTGTTTCTTTTTCTGTTTTGGTTTTGTATGTATTGCTTTGAATTATGTATTACTGCACctttggagctagaaacataagcatttcgtcccacttgcgataacatctgcaaaatatgtgtacatgaccaataagatttgatttgaaaatgtaGTTAAATAGATCCAAAGAAATGTTTTTAGTACAAGGGTTGTGAAACAAAAAGAGCTGATAAGCCTTCACCAACTTTTTCAGGCCTTTGCAGAATTGTTAAACAACAGGATTCATATTTTGACTATTTGATCTCCCAGGGACAGAAAGTACAGAACTCAAGCCATACGTCAATGCAACAGGTCTAGACGATAAGATTACAAGTGGAAGGAGGTCTGGGATTGTTTACTTTAGTAGGTTCCTATTTGCTTAATGGGACCCTGTGTTGTCTGATGTGTCTCCAGTATGAGTATATGTATGGTTTTATCTAGGCTTCCTGACAAAATGCAGTAAGATTGAttagaaaagagagggaggtacATAGGCCTAGTAATAGTGACTTTTTTGGACTGATTTCAGATTTAGCATActgaaaacaaatgtaaaaaaaatatattcttcCAGGAGAGGATGTGGGGTCCCCTACCCAGTATTCTGATGAGTTTAACAATTATTATATATCACTCCCTTTAAAAGGCTTCCTGAGGCCTGCTGCCTTGAGAGAGCAGTTAGTGAAATTCTGCAGCTCTATAAAGGTACCCAAAACTGGCCATTAAGGGAGCTCCCAATTAATTAAGGCCtggccatttgtttgtttttgcccCTACATTTCTGAAGTATCGATTGTCTGAATTTTGGTTTCATGCATGCAAATTCTCCTGATGAAAAATATACTGGAAAACAATGTGTGACCTTGGAAAGTGTTCTATATTTGTTCTTTGACTTAGAAAATGTGGAGTAACTTGTGTAGTTCAGTAggagaaaaaaatctaatttattCTCTCTGAGATTttattttaaggcagcaaaatattTAGACTaagcaaggggtgtgtagactttcactagggaCTGTATTTCTCCCTTTCTGTAAGTGTATGTTCTGCCAGTGTCTGTTTTGTGCTAAATTAGGTCTTAAATTCGAATGGTAGTTGATACTCTGTTGATAATATCTGTTGATAATATTGACGCCAGGCTGCTGAAGGTAAGgacagtttctaaacccagagccgcaacatcgcgagacttccgggaacgATTGTGAAACAGACCAGGcaggggtttgagaagtcaatgagagaggTGAACAATTCTTCCTTAGTTGTACATTTTTTCAAAATcgaaaggcacaacctagattccaGCAAATGTTTTACATAGTTGAAAATGTTATTACtacaacctcgtgaaagtgacaaactgacacattttcatttgcgtcaaaaacaactttatatcgaaggagtgcctaGGATTTTAAGACTTGCACATGCGCAGTTGATGTGATTCTGCACAGCCAagacatcgcctacaagtgtgatcggggatttctGTTGGAGAAGCACTTTCTGCTTATCTTCACACTGTACTTTCTTTCGCTTTATTGTGTGATAAACTGATTTCCTCGTGTTTATAGAACATTGGTGATGTGAGATTATGATGTATGAGGAGAAACGTGTTGCTGAAATACTGCCTACAAATGTATCCAATGATGATGTTTAATAAATCATATTTTTTGCCACTCTGCACAACCTCGCCAAAGGGTCACTGGCTCTGTCGGGGGCTGTGTCCAACAGGTTTACTATAAAGTATGTAGCGAACGACAGAGTAGCGGAAGGATTTAGTGTGTCGTCAGGCTACTTTTGCACGGCGTAATAGGCTCCACCTGCAGAACAGGTGCTACCAGATAGCTCCACCTGTATCACGGAAGTGAGGAGTAACGAGGCAACGCAACAGAAAGCTGTATTTGGATTAATAACATTGAATTTAACACATTAATATAATTATAACCACTATTTGAACATTAAATAACATTCGATATAGTCCTAAAAAATCGTCAAGACAGAATTCAAGGATTGTATGAAATGCACACTTGAAAATGAACGTTTTTGAAAGTTTTAACCTTTGTGGACATGCTGTCACCGTTGTAATTGTTTTGTCGCTGGTAAGAAATATACATAATTGAGTATCTAATACAAGGATAATGAATATGGCTATGTAAACTGTAGTCTATTTGAATAAATTGcaaacttgtgtaaatatttgtgtgtAGTTTACAGACTACCACCACACATCACAACTCACAACTAATATCCTCAAATGTCACATTTAGTGCCTGGTCATTAGCTTACCTCGTTTCAAATGTGATGTTTAATATGTACATACCAGACTAGGCCCACGATGCTTTTGGCCATTTTCAGCAATTTAAATCTGTATGAATATGCCTTTTACCAGTCTTAAATTCCAACAAAAGTGATTATATTCCAGCCATAACACACTGATAGTCACCAGTGCAGCCTGGAGGCATCTCCGAATGAATCTTTCAAACAAGTTAGAGTGAGGAAAATTCCCCCAGGCTTTACTCATTATTTCAGTTTTCTTGGTTTTATAAAGGGATAATACACTAGAGACATTGCCCATTTATTATAGTAAACCATTCAAGGAGAGGTATTCTGAACACCAAGCAAGCATGCTATGCAATGGACATAACGTTACTGTTGAATCCAGCTAATTTCCACCTATATGTAATTCATCTCGACCAGGCACTATGTGAGTCTTCAACCCACACCATGTCTACCTCCTCATCCCCAGCTGGAGAGAGCTCAGTGCTGCATGGCGATTCCATACAGTTTGACTTGGTCCCAGACATAGTGATGCATGGCTCAGTGGTCCAAGTTAGTTACCAGTGCTCCAGGGCCTGTGAGGTGGGAGTGGAGGTGGTGGTCTCCACACAGACCAAGACAGAAGTGGCTGTCTTCAGGAGGAGATGGACCAACCACAGACACCTCCATGTCCCCAGGACTCATCCAGTGAAGCTTTGGTTCCCTCCAGGCATGGCCTACAGAAAGGACCTCTTCATGAGGCGCACATTGGACGTCCATAATGTGATGGTTCGAGCCTGGTTGGACCAccttgagcaagacaaaggagacaaAGGCCATGTGAATAGGACCAACACATACAATGGGTCCCTGGTGAGGACGTTCAAAGTGCTTCAGGCAGTACTTCCCTCTGAGCGTCCAGCTAGACTTTATCCTGGGTGCTTCTCCTGGATGGCTGATCTTATGTGGCAGCTGACCAGAGACAGAATCCACCAGTGCCCACATGAGTCAGGTCTGgtctcaatcaaccaatcatgttTTGTACTATATGTGTGTGTTACAATTAGACTCACATTGCTGTCACGTACACTTTATGATAAACAGTTTGGTGCCAGTGAATTGAGACATAGAAAGAAAAATACTGacatattatttattttgttaaaGAAGGTATTCTCTGTC
Protein-coding sequences here:
- the LOC115159010 gene encoding proteasome subunit beta type-11-like — encoded protein: MAQEDTCMLFGKRTRDISSRGLSWSNSESPLHLYIPAAEYLSESPIQFGQINPNTAPNHITPLHQDSNLPFLSFPPGFPPSSSPSVPLPFPMSHGTTTLAFMFQGGVIAAADTRSSCNGLVACPASQKILPVHSHLVGTTSGTSADCALWKRILARELRLYQLRHGRRLSTAGAAKLLAHMLHPFKGTELCVAATLCGWDGGEVETCPLEHGSKGADQQENRSKMGSETDDLEKTSESDSISQAEARGRNPCLSPAMSRQHCSAGGKQLVLSGPSLYYVCSDGTRLQGALFSVGSGSPYAYSVLDGGVQWGLTVEEAISLAREAVYRATHRDAYSGNCVDVYHITSHGWTRRDREELREEYYREKERERVKVKGRREKQEGVEDGQSSGRKK